The proteins below come from a single Caulobacter flavus genomic window:
- a CDS encoding SDR family oxidoreductase, protein MSLFDLSGKVAIITGSSRGIGKAIAERMAEHGAKVVISSRKAGPCEEVASALNEKHGAGTAIAVPANIASKEDLQRLVDETRAAFGRVDVCVCNAASNPYYGPLAGISDDQFRKILDNNIISNHWLISMVAPEMRERKDGAIVIVSSIGGLRGNAIIGAYNISKAADFQLARNLAHEFGPDNVRVNCIAPGLIKTDFAKALWDDPKTVERSTAGVPLRRIGEPDEIAGAAVYLASRAGSFMTGQALVVDGGATI, encoded by the coding sequence GTGAGCCTCTTCGACCTCTCCGGCAAGGTGGCCATCATCACCGGATCCTCGCGCGGGATCGGCAAGGCCATCGCCGAGCGCATGGCCGAGCACGGCGCCAAGGTGGTGATCTCGTCGCGAAAGGCCGGCCCCTGCGAGGAGGTCGCCTCGGCGCTCAACGAAAAGCACGGCGCGGGAACGGCCATCGCCGTGCCGGCCAACATCGCCTCGAAGGAGGACCTGCAGCGCCTGGTCGACGAGACCCGCGCCGCCTTCGGCCGCGTCGACGTCTGCGTCTGCAACGCCGCCAGCAATCCCTATTACGGCCCCCTGGCCGGGATCAGCGACGACCAGTTCCGCAAGATCCTCGACAACAACATCATCAGCAATCACTGGCTGATCTCGATGGTCGCTCCGGAGATGCGCGAGCGGAAGGACGGCGCCATCGTCATCGTCAGCTCGATCGGCGGCCTGCGCGGCAACGCCATCATCGGGGCCTACAACATCTCCAAGGCCGCCGACTTCCAGCTGGCCCGCAACCTCGCCCACGAGTTCGGACCCGACAACGTGCGGGTCAACTGCATCGCGCCGGGCCTGATCAAGACCGATTTCGCCAAGGCCCTGTGGGACGATCCCAAGACCGTGGAGCGCTCGACGGCGGGCGTGCCGCTGCGCCGGATCGGCGAGCCGGACGAGATCGCCGGGGCGGCGGTCTATCTGGCGTCCAGGGCGGGCAGCTTCATGACCGGTCAGGCGCTGGTGGTCGACGGCGGGGCGACCATCTGA
- a CDS encoding SRPBCC family protein, translating into MALDAAPTPQAAAHELVLTRIIDQPADRLFKCWTTPELLPEWFCPPPWRVSHAEMDVRTGGSSLIVMTGPNGEEMPNRGVYLEVVENQLIVFTDAFTSAWVPSDKPFMVGIVRFEDLGGGKTRYTAIARHWSAEDKAMHEEMGFHEGWGVAADQMTALAARL; encoded by the coding sequence ATGGCCCTCGACGCCGCCCCGACCCCGCAGGCCGCCGCCCACGAACTGGTCCTGACCCGGATCATCGACCAGCCAGCCGACAGGCTCTTCAAGTGCTGGACCACGCCCGAGCTGCTGCCCGAGTGGTTCTGCCCGCCGCCCTGGCGCGTCAGCCACGCCGAAATGGACGTCCGCACCGGCGGCTCCAGCCTGATCGTCATGACCGGTCCCAACGGCGAAGAGATGCCCAACCGCGGCGTCTATCTGGAGGTGGTCGAGAACCAGCTGATCGTCTTCACCGACGCCTTCACCAGCGCTTGGGTCCCCTCCGACAAGCCGTTCATGGTCGGCATCGTCCGCTTCGAGGATCTGGGCGGCGGCAAGACCCGCTACACCGCCATCGCCCGTCACTGGTCGGCCGAGGACAAGGCCATGCACGAGGAGATGGGCTTCCACGAGGGCTGGGGCGTCGCCGCCGACCAGATGACGGCCCTGGCGGCGCGGCTTTAG
- a CDS encoding glycoside hydrolase family 2 protein, whose translation MRRVFERVLAAMAVLAAVASAAQAGPTLTRADRRDGQDLSGTWNYSVDPYRDGVAGFHRGPPGTGHRRYDDSDVEQVTRADPKALYEYDMQRSPTATLPASWLTHAPEMRHYQGLVWYQRRFDAAALKPGQRAFLRFEAANYTAKVYLNGKTAGEHEGGFTPFSLEVTSLLRAGQNQVTVGVDSTPAVDGAPPPVTDWETYGGITRPVRLVITPETFVDDAWVRLTRDGKTIAADVRLDGSAAAGQAVSVKVAGLNLTLSGQAGADGVAKLTAPAPKGLRRWAPGAPVLYDVRVEAGDDVLTDRVGFRTVEVRGGDILVNGKPVFLRGICLHEEELGENPARTITEASAHALLAEARDGLHANFVRLAHYPHSEVTTRLADEMGLLVWSEIPIYWLVDFGNARTLKLARDMQADAIRRDRNRASIVLWSVANETPVSEARNAFLGTLADDVRALDDTRLVTAALLADRKIEGGRQLMGVDDPLAAKLDVLAVNTYAGWYSDDSLDAVAKIAWRPTDKPLVFSEFGADALAGFSDPALMRKFSEDFQARYYVQTLAMAANAPSLRGMSPWILKDFRSPRRQHPVYQQGWNRKGLISPTGRRKAAFKVLADYYEKLAGEGR comes from the coding sequence ATGCGGCGGGTGTTCGAGCGCGTTCTGGCGGCCATGGCCGTGCTGGCGGCAGTCGCGTCGGCGGCGCAGGCGGGACCGACCCTGACCCGGGCGGACCGGCGTGACGGTCAGGATCTGTCGGGAACCTGGAACTATTCGGTCGACCCCTATCGCGACGGCGTGGCCGGGTTCCATCGCGGCCCGCCCGGAACCGGCCACCGCCGCTATGACGACAGCGACGTCGAGCAGGTGACCCGCGCCGATCCCAAGGCGCTCTACGAATACGACATGCAGCGCTCGCCGACGGCCACCTTGCCGGCCTCGTGGCTGACCCACGCGCCGGAGATGCGCCACTACCAGGGCCTCGTCTGGTACCAGCGGCGGTTCGACGCCGCCGCCCTGAAGCCCGGCCAGCGGGCCTTCCTGCGGTTCGAGGCCGCCAACTACACCGCCAAGGTCTATCTGAACGGCAAGACCGCGGGCGAGCACGAGGGCGGCTTCACGCCCTTCTCGCTGGAGGTGACCAGCCTGCTGCGGGCCGGCCAGAACCAGGTGACGGTCGGCGTCGACTCCACGCCCGCCGTGGACGGCGCCCCGCCGCCGGTCACCGACTGGGAGACCTATGGCGGCATCACCCGGCCGGTGCGGCTGGTGATCACGCCGGAGACCTTCGTCGACGACGCCTGGGTGCGCCTGACCCGCGACGGCAAGACGATCGCCGCCGACGTGCGCCTGGATGGTTCCGCCGCCGCTGGTCAGGCCGTCAGCGTCAAGGTCGCCGGACTGAACCTCACGCTGTCGGGCCAGGCCGGCGCCGACGGCGTGGCGAAATTGACCGCGCCGGCGCCCAAGGGCCTCCGGCGCTGGGCGCCGGGCGCGCCCGTGCTCTACGACGTGCGGGTCGAGGCCGGCGACGACGTGCTGACCGATCGCGTGGGCTTCCGCACGGTCGAGGTGCGCGGCGGCGATATCCTGGTCAACGGCAAGCCGGTGTTCCTGCGCGGCATCTGCCTGCACGAGGAGGAGCTGGGCGAGAACCCCGCCCGCACGATCACCGAGGCCTCGGCCCACGCCCTGCTGGCCGAGGCGCGCGACGGCCTGCACGCCAACTTCGTGCGCCTGGCCCACTATCCGCATTCGGAGGTCACCACGCGCCTGGCCGACGAGATGGGCCTGCTGGTCTGGAGCGAGATCCCGATCTACTGGCTGGTCGACTTCGGCAACGCCCGCACCCTGAAGCTGGCGCGCGACATGCAGGCGGACGCGATCCGCCGCGACCGCAACCGCGCCTCGATCGTGCTGTGGAGCGTGGCCAACGAGACCCCGGTCAGCGAGGCCCGCAACGCCTTCCTCGGAACCCTGGCCGACGATGTCCGCGCGCTGGACGACACCCGCCTGGTCACCGCCGCCCTGCTGGCCGATCGCAAGATCGAAGGCGGCAGGCAGCTGATGGGCGTCGACGACCCGCTGGCGGCCAAGCTCGACGTGCTGGCGGTCAACACCTATGCCGGCTGGTATTCCGACGACAGCCTCGACGCGGTGGCCAAGATCGCCTGGCGGCCGACCGACAAGCCGCTGGTGTTCTCCGAGTTCGGCGCCGACGCCCTGGCCGGCTTCAGCGACCCGGCCCTGATGCGCAAGTTCTCCGAGGACTTCCAGGCCCGCTACTACGTCCAGACCCTGGCCATGGCCGCCAACGCCCCCAGCCTTCGGGGCATGTCGCCGTGGATCCTCAAGGACTTCCGCTCGCCCCGCCGCCAGCACCCCGTCTACCAGCAGGGCTGGAACCGCAAGGGCCTGATCTCGCCCACCGGCCGGCGCAAGGCCGCCTTCAAGGTGCTGGCCGACTACTACGAGAAGCTGGCCGGGGAGGGACGGTAG
- a CDS encoding Isoquinoline 1-oxidoreductase subunit: MRLATVMLAFGLALSGGAVIAMAQGGAGPAPAATPPAEGLKTVASFQSIKDPAARSVALFTEAGKVIQSPRCLNCHPAERAPTQGDDLHPHNPPMVAGQSGHGPTGMPCLSCHGPANVKTFGQQVKSIPGDPHWALAPAEMAWQGRSLGQICAQLKDPARNGGKTLAQIHEHMARDHLVGWGWNPGEGRKPAPGTQGQFGEIIKAWIDTGAKCPKA; encoded by the coding sequence ATGCGTCTCGCCACCGTGATGCTCGCCTTCGGCCTGGCCCTGTCGGGCGGCGCCGTGATCGCCATGGCCCAGGGCGGCGCGGGTCCCGCGCCCGCCGCGACGCCGCCGGCCGAGGGCCTCAAGACCGTCGCCAGCTTCCAGTCGATCAAGGATCCGGCCGCCCGCTCGGTCGCCCTGTTCACCGAGGCGGGCAAGGTGATCCAGAGCCCGCGCTGCCTGAACTGCCATCCCGCCGAGCGCGCGCCCACCCAGGGCGACGACCTGCATCCGCACAATCCGCCGATGGTCGCCGGCCAGAGCGGCCACGGGCCGACCGGCATGCCCTGCCTGTCGTGCCATGGCCCGGCCAACGTCAAGACCTTCGGCCAGCAGGTCAAAAGCATTCCCGGCGATCCGCACTGGGCGCTGGCCCCGGCCGAGATGGCCTGGCAGGGCCGGTCGCTGGGTCAGATCTGCGCCCAGCTGAAGGACCCGGCCCGCAACGGCGGCAAGACGCTGGCCCAGATCCACGAGCACATGGCCCGCGACCACCTGGTCGGCTGGGGCTGGAACCCCGGCGAGGGCCGCAAGCCCGCGCCGGGTACGCAAGGTCAGTTCGGCGAGATCATCAAGGCGTGGATCGACACTGGAGCCAAGTGCCCGAAGGCGTGA
- a CDS encoding type 1 glutamine amidotransferase produces the protein MRIGLLETGEPPESLIPAYGRYGGMFQRLLGPGHDYATFDVQAGVLPKTLGACDAYIVTGSSAGVYDDLPWIEPLKGFLASARDQVPLVGVCFGHQVMAEAFGGSAVKSDKGWGIGLQSYSVSKPAAWMDDAAHVSAPGSHQDQVVALAPGGQVLAGSDFTPFGVLAYGDKAISMQFHPEFDPAYATALIESRRGARFSEEQADAAVASLAAPNDSRRIAGWIDGFLTGAAKATKA, from the coding sequence ATGCGCATCGGCCTCTTGGAAACGGGCGAGCCGCCCGAAAGCCTGATCCCCGCCTACGGCCGCTACGGCGGCATGTTCCAGCGCCTGCTGGGACCGGGCCACGACTACGCGACCTTCGACGTCCAGGCCGGCGTGCTGCCCAAGACGCTGGGCGCCTGCGACGCCTATATCGTCACCGGCAGTTCGGCGGGGGTCTATGACGACCTGCCGTGGATCGAGCCGTTGAAAGGCTTTCTGGCCAGCGCCCGCGACCAGGTTCCGCTGGTGGGCGTGTGCTTCGGCCACCAGGTGATGGCCGAGGCCTTCGGCGGCAGCGCGGTGAAGTCCGACAAGGGTTGGGGCATCGGCCTGCAGAGCTATTCGGTGTCGAAGCCCGCGGCCTGGATGGACGACGCGGCGCACGTCAGCGCGCCCGGCTCGCACCAGGACCAGGTGGTGGCCCTGGCCCCGGGCGGTCAGGTGCTGGCCGGCAGCGACTTCACCCCGTTCGGCGTGCTGGCCTATGGCGACAAGGCCATCTCCATGCAGTTCCACCCGGAGTTCGACCCGGCCTACGCCACGGCCCTGATCGAGAGCCGGCGCGGCGCGCGCTTTTCGGAAGAGCAGGCCGACGCGGCCGTGGCCTCGCTGGCCGCGCCCAACGACAGCCGCCGCATCGCCGGCTGGATCGACGGCTTCCTGACGGGCGCGGCCAAGGCAACCAAGGCCTGA
- a CDS encoding cob(I)yrinic acid a,c-diamide adenosyltransferase, protein MVVLNRIYTRTGDKGSTRLSTGEPVSKASLRVEAYGGVDETNAFIGVARQHAGGDPVLDAMLERIQNDLFDLGADLATPEQNGKPEWEPLRVVEAQVERLEAEIDLINERLSPLTSFVLPAGSPLSAALHVARTVCRRAERACVALAALEGEIVGQPALKYLNRLSDLLFVAARRANSDGAGDVLWKPGATR, encoded by the coding sequence GTGGTCGTGCTCAACCGCATCTATACGCGCACCGGCGACAAGGGCTCGACCCGGCTGTCGACGGGCGAGCCGGTCAGCAAGGCCTCCCTGCGGGTCGAGGCCTATGGCGGCGTCGACGAGACCAACGCCTTCATCGGCGTCGCCCGCCAGCACGCCGGCGGCGACCCCGTGCTCGACGCCATGCTCGAGCGGATCCAGAACGACCTCTTCGACCTGGGCGCGGACCTGGCCACCCCCGAGCAGAACGGCAAGCCGGAATGGGAGCCTCTGCGCGTGGTCGAGGCCCAGGTCGAGCGGCTGGAGGCCGAGATCGACCTGATCAACGAAAGGCTTTCGCCGCTGACCTCGTTCGTGCTGCCGGCCGGCTCGCCGCTGTCGGCGGCGCTGCACGTGGCCCGAACGGTCTGCCGCCGGGCCGAGCGCGCCTGCGTGGCCCTGGCCGCCCTCGAGGGCGAGATCGTCGGCCAGCCGGCGCTGAAATATCTCAATCGCCTGTCGGACCTCTTGTTCGTGGCCGCCCGGCGCGCCAACTCCGACGGCGCCGGCGACGTTCTGTGGAAGCCCGGCGCGACGCGATAA
- a CDS encoding twin transmembrane helix small protein: MANLFQIAIPVALFAVLATLCVGIYALFRGGDFGRSYSNRLMRLRVVLQFVAVLVLVAAFWWSHR, encoded by the coding sequence ATGGCCAACCTGTTCCAAATCGCCATCCCCGTCGCCCTGTTCGCCGTGCTGGCGACGCTGTGCGTGGGGATCTACGCCCTCTTCCGCGGCGGCGACTTCGGCCGCTCCTATTCCAACCGGCTGATGCGCCTGCGGGTGGTGCTGCAGTTCGTCGCCGTGCTGGTGCTGGTGGCCGCCTTCTGGTGGAGCCACCGCTAG
- a CDS encoding TetR/AcrR family transcriptional regulator: MSFVSVNIESGSETPVKLTRRALAKQRTRERVLSAARRLFSERGYEGATIRDIAQAAGMSTGAVFASFSDKSELFDEILTADYEVIYAQMKQAAREGETVADALLGLFGVAYSFHLEQLPLLQASIAVSWTRSDAAEKRARTDIKHLFALITDALERGVQAGELKADVDAKLVAEIAWDVYVANYRRAVYDGWTVENLVAHLREQLKLILAGARA, from the coding sequence ATGAGCTTTGTTTCCGTCAACATCGAGTCCGGTTCCGAAACCCCGGTGAAGCTGACCCGCCGGGCGCTCGCCAAGCAGCGCACCCGCGAACGCGTCCTGTCGGCCGCCCGCCGCCTGTTCAGCGAGCGCGGCTACGAGGGCGCGACGATCCGTGACATCGCCCAGGCCGCCGGCATGTCGACCGGCGCGGTGTTCGCCTCGTTCTCGGACAAGTCGGAACTGTTCGACGAGATCCTGACCGCCGACTACGAAGTCATCTACGCCCAGATGAAGCAGGCCGCCCGTGAAGGCGAGACCGTCGCCGACGCCCTGCTGGGCCTGTTCGGCGTGGCCTACAGCTTCCACCTGGAGCAACTGCCGCTGCTGCAGGCCAGCATCGCCGTCAGCTGGACCCGTTCGGACGCCGCCGAGAAGCGCGCCCGCACGGATATCAAGCACCTGTTCGCCCTGATCACCGACGCGCTGGAACGCGGCGTGCAGGCCGGCGAGCTGAAGGCCGACGTGGACGCGAAACTCGTGGCCGAGATCGCTTGGGACGTGTATGTCGCCAACTACCGCCGCGCCGTCTACGACGGCTGGACGGTCGAGAACCTGGTGGCTCACCTGCGTGAACAGCTGAAGCTGATCCTCGCCGGCGCGCGCGCCTGA
- a CDS encoding TetR/AcrR family transcriptional regulator — MGVRDEQKQATRERVLEAARDLFNETGYEETTIRAIAERAGVSVGSVFTTFASKAEVLSHVMERRLGDLYAEFDRVLPFLRGSTADRLCSIFAIHYEFETKRVRLFLAHIAASYSPSNDPGVTPYGRNERLSDMLEQVLRDGVARGDVRGDLDLPLTVEVLKACYASNYRMAAARGADAAEMSTAMDRQVALIAAGWAPRS; from the coding sequence GTGGGCGTACGCGACGAACAGAAACAGGCGACGCGCGAGCGCGTGCTCGAAGCCGCGCGAGACCTGTTCAACGAGACCGGTTACGAAGAGACCACGATCCGCGCCATCGCCGAACGGGCTGGCGTGTCGGTGGGCAGCGTCTTCACGACCTTCGCTTCAAAGGCCGAGGTGCTCAGCCACGTGATGGAACGGCGCCTGGGCGACCTCTATGCCGAATTCGACCGGGTGCTGCCGTTTCTGCGCGGCTCCACGGCCGACCGGCTGTGCTCGATCTTCGCCATCCACTACGAGTTCGAGACCAAGCGTGTGCGCCTGTTCCTGGCCCACATCGCCGCCTCCTACAGCCCAAGCAACGATCCGGGCGTGACGCCTTACGGCCGTAACGAGCGGCTGTCGGACATGCTGGAGCAGGTGCTGCGCGACGGCGTGGCGCGCGGCGACGTGCGCGGCGACCTGGACCTTCCCCTGACCGTGGAAGTGCTGAAGGCCTGCTACGCCTCCAACTACCGCATGGCCGCCGCCCGCGGCGCCGACGCGGCCGAGATGTCGACGGCGATGGACAGACAGGTCGCCCTGATCGCCGCCGGCTGGGCGCCCCGGAGCTAG
- a CDS encoding sensor histidine kinase, producing the protein MQSAASLLEAVDWDNHPLGPREAWPETLGMVVNSLLGSPESMYLVWGSERVFMFNDAYRPILGPRLEAAQGARFEDLWADAWPSVEPMFLKAEAGEASRVIDMFIPMERYGEPEDTWWTFSYTPVRDDAGAVLGVLCITNETTGKMRTEAAHAEAVAQQELLNHELSHRVKNIMSMVQAIAAQSLKSVQDQGAVRTFEDRLIALGHAHDVLLQHQWRPASVRSVIGPMLDLHDGRGQVAVEGPNVLLAADASLSLSLLLHELATNAAKYGALSVEAGRVSLSWRIEGERFVLDWRETGGPPAAAPARKGFGSRLISTGLRAAREAELIYAPHGFSARFTAPLERMTRD; encoded by the coding sequence GTGCAGTCGGCGGCCAGCCTCCTGGAGGCTGTGGATTGGGACAACCACCCGCTGGGCCCGCGCGAAGCGTGGCCCGAGACGCTGGGGATGGTCGTCAATTCGCTGCTCGGCTCGCCGGAGTCGATGTACCTGGTCTGGGGTTCCGAGCGCGTCTTCATGTTCAACGACGCCTACCGGCCGATCCTCGGGCCCCGGCTCGAGGCGGCGCAGGGCGCGCGGTTCGAGGACCTGTGGGCCGACGCCTGGCCCAGCGTCGAGCCGATGTTCCTGAAGGCCGAGGCCGGCGAGGCCTCGCGCGTCATCGACATGTTCATCCCGATGGAGCGCTACGGCGAGCCCGAGGACACCTGGTGGACGTTCTCCTACACCCCCGTGCGAGACGACGCCGGGGCGGTGCTGGGCGTGCTGTGCATCACCAACGAGACCACCGGCAAGATGCGGACCGAGGCCGCCCACGCCGAGGCCGTCGCCCAGCAGGAACTGCTGAACCACGAGCTCAGCCACCGGGTGAAGAACATCATGTCGATGGTCCAGGCCATCGCCGCCCAGAGCCTCAAGTCCGTCCAGGACCAGGGCGCGGTACGGACGTTCGAGGACCGCCTGATCGCCTTGGGCCATGCCCACGACGTGCTGCTGCAGCACCAGTGGCGGCCGGCCTCGGTGCGTTCGGTGATCGGCCCGATGCTGGATCTGCACGACGGCCGGGGGCAGGTCGCGGTCGAGGGCCCCAACGTGCTGCTGGCCGCCGACGCCAGCCTGTCGTTGTCGCTGCTGCTGCACGAACTGGCCACCAACGCCGCCAAGTACGGCGCGCTGTCGGTCGAGGCCGGCCGGGTGTCGCTGAGCTGGCGGATCGAGGGCGAGCGCTTCGTGCTCGACTGGCGCGAGACCGGCGGCCCGCCCGCCGCGGCCCCGGCGCGCAAGGGCTTCGGCTCGCGCCTGATCTCCACGGGCCTGCGGGCGGCGCGCGAGGCCGAGCTGATCTACGCCCCGCACGGCTTCTCGGCCCGCTTCACCGCCCCGCTGGAGCGGATGACGCGGGACTAG
- a CDS encoding acyl-CoA dehydrogenase family protein, with protein MTEAVAKESTSLILPGLTGLLREAATSAQTFVAEARPAVKAAIAGADGKIDRKLADAQQHAVHGFGWYAAYAELMNQVAGWAERLEGEGRFGEIEALLAQLLFSEYAAQLIGGVPMNQGEIVRPAHLVTDRAVMNRLFSNGIMKLMVEGGTQGVKTRVAQRLAEARGRPTLEHTGLDETFEMIRDQFHAFAEEKVTPFAHDWHLKDELIPIELVQELGELGVFGLTIPEEYGGSGMGKTAMCVVSEELSRAWIGVGSLATRSEIAGELILTGGTQAQKQYWLPRIASAEILPTAVFTEPNTGSDLGSLRTRAVLEGDRYVVTGNKTWITHAARADVMTLLVRTDPATSDYRGLSMLLAPKPRGVEGDDFPADGMSGGEIGVIGYRGMKEYELGFDGFSVPKENLLGGAPGHGFKQLMATFESARIQTAARAVGVAQAALETGLSYALDRKQFGDAIFAFPRVHNKLAMMAAEIMGVRQLTYFAARQKDEGKRCDLEAGMAKLVAARVAWAAADNALQIHGGNGFAMEYAASRLLADARILNIFEGAGEIQAQVIARRLLEDGN; from the coding sequence ATGACCGAGGCGGTCGCCAAGGAATCCACGTCCCTGATCCTTCCAGGCCTGACGGGGCTGCTGCGCGAGGCGGCGACCTCGGCCCAGACCTTCGTCGCCGAGGCCAGGCCCGCAGTGAAGGCCGCCATCGCCGGCGCCGACGGCAAGATCGACCGCAAGCTGGCCGACGCCCAGCAGCACGCCGTGCACGGCTTCGGCTGGTACGCGGCCTATGCCGAGCTGATGAACCAGGTCGCCGGCTGGGCCGAGCGGTTGGAAGGCGAGGGCCGGTTCGGCGAGATCGAGGCCCTGCTGGCCCAGCTGCTGTTCTCCGAATACGCCGCCCAGCTGATCGGCGGCGTGCCGATGAACCAGGGCGAGATCGTCCGCCCCGCCCACCTGGTCACCGACCGCGCGGTGATGAACCGCCTGTTCTCCAACGGCATCATGAAGCTGATGGTCGAGGGCGGCACGCAAGGCGTGAAGACTCGCGTCGCCCAGCGCCTGGCCGAGGCGCGCGGCCGTCCGACCCTGGAGCACACCGGTCTCGACGAGACCTTCGAGATGATCCGCGACCAGTTCCACGCCTTCGCCGAGGAGAAGGTCACGCCCTTCGCCCACGACTGGCACCTTAAGGACGAGCTGATCCCGATCGAACTCGTTCAGGAACTGGGCGAACTGGGCGTCTTCGGCCTGACCATCCCGGAAGAATACGGCGGCAGCGGCATGGGCAAGACCGCCATGTGCGTGGTTTCTGAAGAACTGTCGCGGGCCTGGATCGGCGTCGGCTCGCTGGCCACCCGCTCGGAGATCGCCGGCGAGCTGATCCTGACCGGCGGCACGCAGGCGCAGAAGCAGTACTGGCTGCCCAGGATCGCCAGCGCCGAAATCCTGCCGACGGCGGTGTTCACCGAGCCCAACACCGGCTCTGACCTGGGCAGCTTGCGCACCCGCGCCGTGCTGGAGGGCGACCGCTACGTGGTGACCGGGAACAAGACCTGGATCACCCACGCCGCCCGCGCCGACGTCATGACCCTGCTGGTCCGCACCGATCCGGCCACCAGCGACTATCGCGGCCTGTCGATGCTGCTGGCGCCCAAGCCGCGCGGCGTCGAGGGCGACGACTTTCCGGCCGACGGCATGAGCGGCGGCGAGATCGGCGTCATCGGCTATCGCGGCATGAAGGAATACGAGCTGGGCTTCGACGGCTTTTCCGTGCCCAAGGAGAACCTGCTGGGCGGCGCGCCCGGCCATGGCTTCAAGCAGCTGATGGCCACCTTCGAGAGCGCCCGCATCCAGACGGCCGCGCGCGCCGTGGGCGTGGCCCAGGCGGCGCTGGAGACAGGCCTTTCCTACGCGCTGGACCGCAAGCAGTTCGGCGATGCGATCTTCGCCTTCCCCCGGGTGCACAACAAGCTGGCCATGATGGCGGCCGAGATCATGGGCGTGCGCCAGCTGACCTATTTCGCCGCCCGCCAGAAGGACGAGGGCAAGCGCTGCGACCTGGAGGCCGGCATGGCCAAGCTGGTCGCCGCCCGCGTCGCCTGGGCCGCCGCCGACAACGCCCTGCAGATCCACGGCGGCAACGGCTTCGCCATGGAGTACGCCGCCAGCCGCCTGCTGGCCGACGCCCGCATCCTCAACATCTTCGAGGGGGCCGGCGAGATCCAGGCTCAGGTCATCGCGCGGCGCCTGCTGGAAGACGGGAACTAA
- a CDS encoding SH3 domain-containing protein, producing MQKTNDIKKMGKTIGLTIAAAATAFTMASAPAANAVEQRLGGVVGCNASGKKQETGAVIGGLLGAVAGSQLAKNERGAGTAIGAVVGAGAGSYVGCSMQKKEASRDVGGSYKTSNGIKVSHNVDSAPMTKISGKYVARSNLNLRASASTSGMRVGSVVAGETFQALGRTSDGRWILVGQNGVGVGYVSSAYVYRA from the coding sequence ATGCAAAAGACCAACGACATCAAGAAGATGGGCAAGACGATCGGCCTGACCATCGCCGCCGCCGCCACCGCCTTCACCATGGCCTCGGCCCCCGCCGCCAACGCGGTCGAACAGCGCCTGGGCGGCGTCGTCGGCTGCAACGCCTCGGGCAAGAAGCAGGAAACCGGCGCCGTGATCGGCGGCCTGCTGGGCGCCGTCGCCGGCTCGCAGCTGGCCAAGAACGAGCGCGGCGCGGGCACCGCCATCGGCGCGGTCGTCGGCGCGGGCGCCGGCTCCTACGTCGGCTGCAGCATGCAGAAGAAGGAAGCCTCGCGCGACGTCGGCGGCTCGTACAAGACCAGCAACGGCATCAAGGTCTCGCACAACGTCGACTCCGCGCCGATGACCAAGATCAGCGGCAAGTACGTCGCCCGCTCGAACCTGAACCTTCGCGCCTCGGCCTCGACCAGCGGCATGCGCGTCGGCTCGGTCGTCGCCGGCGAGACCTTCCAGGCCCTGGGCCGCACCAGCGACGGCCGCTGGATCCTGGTCGGCCAGAACGGCGTCGGCGTCGGCTACGTCTCCAGCGCCTACGTCTACCGCGCCTAA
- a CDS encoding type II CAAX prenyl endopeptidase Rce1 family protein, translating to MAQLTAVWRRLVAVLTTLPDAAGWRWCALVALACGAAMTAIGFSTGLYRLTDAAPGLPLRLLTVWIIPALGEEIPFRALLLPGRDETRRLWLWVAVSTALYVAWHPFETLTFLPHATMFLRWDFLLCTAILGLACALTRLRTGSLWPAVLLHGGFVIVWQTWLGGVSALG from the coding sequence GTGGCGCAGCTGACGGCTGTCTGGCGGCGGCTCGTCGCCGTCCTGACGACCCTGCCCGACGCGGCCGGCTGGCGGTGGTGCGCGCTGGTCGCCCTGGCCTGCGGCGCGGCGATGACCGCCATCGGCTTTTCGACCGGCCTCTATCGCCTGACCGACGCCGCGCCCGGCCTGCCGCTGCGGCTGCTGACGGTGTGGATCATCCCGGCGCTGGGCGAGGAGATCCCGTTCCGCGCCCTGCTGCTGCCCGGGCGCGACGAGACCCGGCGGCTCTGGCTATGGGTCGCCGTCTCCACCGCGCTCTACGTGGCCTGGCATCCGTTCGAGACCCTGACCTTCCTGCCGCACGCGACGATGTTCCTGCGCTGGGATTTCCTGCTGTGCACGGCGATCCTCGGCCTGGCCTGCGCCCTGACGCGGCTGCGCACCGGCTCGCTGTGGCCGGCGGTGCTGCTGCACGGCGGCTTCGTGATCGTCTGGCAGACCTGGCTGGGCGGCGTCAGCGCGCTGGGGTGA